One window of Streptomyces sp. NBC_00273 genomic DNA carries:
- a CDS encoding ABC transporter permease has product MKNQLAGTGALLRLALRRDRVMMPVWTLVTTVMVVSMPGSLGSVYATAAERARAAASMNANSSMRALYGPVFGDSLGALTAWRGGVYAAVLAAAMSLIIVVRHTREEEETGRQELLSAAMVGRRAPLTAALLTALVANACVALLVAGGLAGQGAPGAVALGLAVAATGTFFACTAAIAAQLTESARAAKGITAAVLGAAFVLKAAGDAGTGGGRSALTWASPLGWVENVRAFAAERWWVLLLFAAAVTVQAGAAYALAGRRDLGMSFLPSRPGPAEGRLGTAGALAWRLQRGSVLGWSAGFLVAGVVFGGMADGAADLVGDNDRTREIIERMGGQGGQGGAGAQVAQGALTDAFLATMAGMFGMVAALYAVSSVLRLSGEESGRRAEPLLANAVGRLRWAGSHLAVAFSGSALILLLAGVGLGLGHGREPGAAIGAALAQLPAVWLIGALAALLYGAVPQYAAAAWAVAGGALALGWVGPALNLPQAALNLSPFAHLPRLPGAQALDPAPLLVLTVLAAALTAAGLGALRRRDMVA; this is encoded by the coding sequence ATGAAGAACCAACTGGCCGGCACCGGGGCGCTGCTGCGGCTCGCCCTGCGCCGCGACCGCGTGATGATGCCGGTGTGGACCCTGGTCACCACGGTCATGGTCGTGAGCATGCCCGGCTCGCTGGGCAGCGTGTACGCCACCGCCGCCGAACGCGCCCGGGCCGCCGCGTCGATGAACGCCAACAGCTCGATGCGCGCCCTGTACGGACCGGTCTTCGGTGATTCGCTCGGTGCCCTGACCGCCTGGCGGGGCGGCGTCTACGCCGCCGTCCTCGCGGCCGCCATGAGCCTGATCATCGTCGTCCGGCACACCCGCGAGGAGGAGGAGACGGGCCGTCAGGAACTGCTTTCCGCCGCGATGGTGGGCAGGCGCGCCCCGCTGACCGCCGCCCTGCTCACCGCCCTCGTGGCCAACGCCTGTGTCGCCCTGCTCGTGGCGGGCGGTCTCGCGGGGCAGGGAGCGCCGGGCGCAGTCGCCCTCGGCCTGGCCGTCGCGGCCACCGGGACGTTCTTCGCCTGCACGGCCGCGATCGCCGCCCAGCTGACCGAGAGCGCCCGTGCTGCCAAGGGGATCACGGCGGCCGTGCTCGGCGCCGCCTTCGTCCTGAAGGCCGCGGGCGACGCCGGAACGGGGGGCGGGCGGTCGGCCCTGACCTGGGCCTCGCCGCTCGGCTGGGTGGAGAACGTACGGGCCTTCGCCGCCGAACGCTGGTGGGTGCTCCTCCTGTTCGCCGCCGCCGTCACGGTGCAGGCGGGCGCCGCGTACGCCCTGGCCGGGCGCCGTGACCTGGGCATGAGCTTCCTGCCGTCGCGGCCGGGGCCGGCCGAGGGACGGCTGGGCACGGCGGGTGCGTTGGCCTGGCGGCTGCAGCGCGGCAGCGTGCTGGGCTGGAGCGCGGGCTTCCTGGTCGCCGGTGTCGTCTTCGGCGGGATGGCGGACGGCGCCGCGGACCTGGTCGGCGACAACGACCGGACCCGCGAGATCATCGAGCGGATGGGCGGGCAGGGCGGGCAGGGCGGGGCGGGCGCGCAGGTCGCGCAGGGTGCGCTCACCGACGCCTTCCTCGCCACGATGGCCGGCATGTTCGGCATGGTCGCCGCCCTGTACGCAGTCTCCTCCGTGCTCCGTCTGAGTGGTGAGGAGTCGGGCCGGCGCGCGGAGCCGCTGCTCGCGAACGCGGTCGGCCGGCTGCGCTGGGCCGGCAGCCACCTGGCCGTGGCCTTCAGCGGTTCGGCATTGATCCTGCTGCTGGCGGGCGTCGGTCTCGGCCTCGGGCACGGCCGGGAGCCGGGTGCGGCGATCGGCGCCGCGCTCGCCCAGCTCCCGGCGGTGTGGCTGATCGGGGCGCTGGCGGCGCTGCTGTACGGCGCCGTCCCGCAGTACGCGGCGGCTGCCTGGGCGGTGGCCGGGGGTGCGCTCGCCCTGGGCTGGGTCGGCCCGGCGCTGAACCTCCCGCAGGCCGCCCTGAACCTCTCGCCCTTCGCCCACCTGCCCCGGCTCCCGGGAGCGCAGGCCCTGGACCCGGCGCCGCTACTGGTGCTGACCGTGCTGGCGGCGGCCCTGACGGCGGCGGGCCTCGGCGCCCTGCGCCGCCGCGACATGGTCGCCTAG
- a CDS encoding ABC transporter ATP-binding protein, whose product MTKAISVAGLHKAFGRTRALDGLDLSVTTGEVHGFLGPNGAGKSTTIRVLLGLLRADSGSAELLGGDPWADAVALHRRVAYVPGDVTLWRNLSGGEVIDLYGRLRGGLDRTRRAELVERFELDPTKKGRTYSKGNRQKVALVAAFASDVELLVLDEPTSGLDPLMEEVFQDCVSEARAAGRTILLSSHILSEVEALCDRVSIIRKGRTVETGTLAELRHLTRTSISAELAGPPNGLAHLPGVYDVQVQGLKVRLQADTDKLDAVLSSLTASGVRSLTSTPPTLEELFLRHYTEEASR is encoded by the coding sequence ATGACGAAGGCAATCAGCGTTGCCGGCCTCCACAAGGCATTCGGCCGCACCCGCGCACTGGACGGACTCGACCTCTCGGTCACCACCGGCGAGGTACACGGCTTCCTCGGCCCGAACGGCGCCGGCAAGTCCACCACCATCCGGGTCCTGCTGGGCCTGCTGCGCGCCGACTCCGGCTCCGCCGAGCTCCTCGGCGGCGACCCCTGGGCCGACGCGGTCGCCCTCCACCGCCGCGTCGCCTACGTCCCCGGAGACGTCACCCTGTGGCGCAACCTCTCCGGCGGCGAGGTCATAGACCTCTACGGACGTCTCCGGGGCGGCCTCGACCGGACCCGGCGCGCCGAGCTCGTCGAGCGGTTCGAGCTGGACCCCACCAAGAAGGGGCGCACGTACTCCAAGGGCAACCGGCAGAAGGTCGCCCTCGTCGCCGCCTTCGCCTCCGACGTCGAACTGCTCGTCCTCGACGAACCCACCTCCGGCCTCGACCCGCTGATGGAGGAGGTCTTCCAGGACTGTGTCAGCGAGGCGCGCGCCGCCGGGCGCACCATCCTGCTCAGCTCGCACATCCTCAGCGAGGTCGAGGCCCTCTGCGACCGGGTCAGCATCATCCGCAAGGGCCGCACGGTGGAGACCGGCACCCTCGCCGAACTCCGCCACCTCACCCGTACGTCGATCAGCGCCGAGCTGGCCGGCCCGCCGAACGGCCTCGCACACCTGCCGGGCGTGTACGACGTCCAGGTGCAGGGGCTGAAGGTCCGCCTCCAGGCCGACACCGACAAGTTGGACGCCGTACTCAGCTCCCTCACCGCGTCGGGGGTGCGGTCGCTGACCTCGACCCCGCCCACCCTCGAAGAGCTCTTCCTGCGCCACTACACCGAAGAGGCGTCCCGATGA
- a CDS encoding GbsR/MarR family transcriptional regulator, with the protein MVNVDAGTNAGTGAGTDAGTDAGVRDGDAVSRFVERFAAQLTEAGMQRMAARVFAQLLASDGGAMTSAELGEALQISPAAVSGAVSYLTQVNMVSREREPGSRRDRYVLHNELWYETFTRRDQVLTLWEKTLREGAATLGTDSPAGARVAETAAFFEFMQGEMLGLMDRWRAHKATIGLG; encoded by the coding sequence ATGGTGAATGTGGACGCGGGGACCAATGCCGGGACCGGTGCCGGCACCGATGCCGGCACCGATGCCGGTGTCCGGGACGGCGACGCGGTCTCCCGCTTCGTCGAACGGTTCGCCGCGCAGCTGACCGAGGCCGGGATGCAGCGGATGGCCGCACGCGTCTTCGCCCAGCTGCTGGCCAGCGACGGCGGCGCGATGACCTCGGCGGAGCTGGGCGAGGCCCTACAGATCAGCCCGGCCGCGGTGTCGGGCGCCGTGTCCTACCTGACCCAGGTCAACATGGTCAGCCGCGAACGCGAACCGGGTTCGCGCCGCGACCGGTACGTCCTGCACAACGAACTCTGGTACGAGACCTTCACGCGCCGCGACCAGGTCCTGACCCTGTGGGAGAAGACCCTGCGCGAGGGCGCGGCCACCCTCGGCACGGACTCCCCCGCCGGGGCGCGCGTCGCGGAGACGGCGGCCTTCTTCGAGTTCATGCAGGGCGAAATGCTGGGTCTCATGGACCGCTGGCGGGCCCACAAGGCGACGATCGGCCTGGGCTGA
- a CDS encoding helix-turn-helix transcriptional regulator, translated as MNLEDLVRLRRARDMMDRAYAEPLDVQALANVALMSPGHFSRSFRTAFGETPYSYLMTRRVERAKALLRRGDMSVTDVCFAVGCTSLGSFSSRFTELVGETPSAYRARSHDDGAAIPACVAKILTRPVRNGEAKSAPSS; from the coding sequence ATGAACCTGGAGGACCTGGTACGGCTGCGCCGCGCCCGGGACATGATGGACCGCGCGTACGCGGAGCCGCTGGACGTCCAAGCACTCGCGAACGTCGCCCTCATGTCGCCGGGCCACTTCTCCCGCAGCTTCCGCACCGCCTTCGGGGAAACCCCGTACAGCTACCTCATGACCCGCCGCGTCGAGCGCGCGAAGGCGTTGCTGCGACGCGGCGACATGAGCGTGACGGACGTCTGCTTCGCCGTCGGATGTACCTCGCTGGGGTCCTTCAGCTCGCGCTTCACCGAGCTCGTCGGCGAGACCCCGAGCGCCTACCGGGCCCGCAGCCACGACGACGGCGCCGCGATCCCGGCGTGCGTCGCCAAGATCCTCACGCGACCGGTCAGGAACGGAGAAGCGAAATCCGCACCCTCCTCGTAG
- a CDS encoding VOC family protein has product MDINLSQCFIAVDDHDKALAFYRDVLGLEVRNDVGFEGMRWVTVGSPTQPDVEIVLEPPLADPGASAADRQAMAELLAKGLLRGVIFSTDDVDATFEHIRAAGGEVLQEPVDQPYGVRDCAFRDPAGNMLRFNQPRNS; this is encoded by the coding sequence ATGGACATCAACCTCTCGCAGTGCTTCATCGCAGTCGACGACCACGACAAGGCGCTCGCCTTCTACCGCGACGTCCTCGGCCTGGAAGTCCGCAACGACGTCGGGTTCGAAGGGATGCGCTGGGTGACCGTCGGCTCCCCCACCCAGCCCGACGTGGAGATCGTCCTCGAACCGCCGCTCGCCGACCCGGGCGCCTCGGCGGCCGACCGGCAGGCCATGGCGGAGCTACTGGCCAAGGGCCTGCTGCGCGGCGTGATCTTCTCCACCGACGACGTCGACGCCACCTTCGAACACATCCGGGCCGCCGGCGGGGAGGTGCTGCAGGAGCCCGTCGACCAGCCGTACGGCGTCCGCGACTGCGCCTTCCGGGACCCGGCGGGCAACATGCTCCGCTTCAACCAGCCCCGTAATTCCTGA
- a CDS encoding excinuclease ABC subunit UvrA, which yields MSRATAPDPEQTPHAADSHGLIRVHGARVNNLKDVSIEIPKRRLTVFTGVSGSGKSSLVFDTIAAESQRMINETYSTFVQGFMPTLARPEVDVLDGLTTAITVDQQRMGGDPRSTVGTATDANAMLRILFSRLGKPHIGPPSAYSFNVASVRASGGITVERGEAKTRTVKATFSRTGGMCVRCEGRGSVSDIDLTQLYDDSKSLAEGAFTIPGWKSDSFWTVRVYAESGFLDPDKPIRKYTKKEMQDFLYREPTKVKVEGVNLTYEGLIPKIQKSFLSKDKEAMQPHIRAFVERAVTFTVCPECEGSRLSEGARSSKIKKISIADACTMQISDLAEWVRGLAEPSVAPLLTALQLTLDSFVEIGLGYLSLDRASGTLSGGEAQRVKMIRHLGSSLTDVTYVFDEPTIGLHPHDIQRMNDLLLRLRDKGNTVLVVEHKPETIAIADHVVDIGPGAGTAGGTVCYEGTVEGLRSGGTITGRHLDDRAKLKPSVRKPTGALEIRGATANNLRDVDVDIPLGVLTVVTGVAGSGKSSLLHKSLSPDADVVSIDQGAIRGSRRSNPATYTGLLDPIRKAFAKVNGVKPALFSANSEGACPTCNGAGVIYTDLAMMAGVSTTCEDCEGKRFEASVLEYHLGGRDISEVLAMSVTEAEEFFGAGEAHTPAAHRILTRLADVGLGYLSLGQPLTTLSGGERQRLKLATHMAEKGGVYVLDEPTTGLHLADVEQLLGLLDRLVDSGKSVIVIEHHQAVMAHADWIIDLGPGAGHDGGRIVFEGTPADLVEDRSTLTGEHLAAYVGV from the coding sequence ATGAGCAGGGCCACCGCGCCGGACCCCGAGCAGACGCCGCACGCTGCCGACAGCCACGGTCTGATCCGCGTGCACGGTGCGCGCGTGAACAACCTCAAGGACGTCAGCATCGAGATCCCCAAGCGCCGGCTGACGGTGTTCACCGGGGTCTCCGGTTCGGGCAAGAGCTCCCTGGTGTTCGACACGATCGCCGCCGAGTCCCAGCGGATGATCAACGAGACCTACAGCACCTTCGTGCAGGGCTTCATGCCCACGCTGGCCCGCCCCGAGGTCGACGTGCTCGACGGACTCACCACCGCGATCACCGTCGACCAGCAGCGCATGGGCGGCGACCCCCGCTCCACGGTCGGCACCGCCACCGACGCCAACGCGATGCTGCGCATCCTCTTCAGCCGACTCGGGAAGCCGCACATCGGCCCGCCCAGCGCCTACTCCTTCAACGTCGCCTCCGTCCGGGCGAGCGGCGGCATCACGGTCGAGCGCGGCGAAGCCAAGACCAGGACCGTGAAGGCGACCTTCTCCCGCACCGGCGGCATGTGCGTGCGCTGCGAGGGCCGCGGCTCTGTCTCCGACATCGACCTCACCCAGCTCTACGACGACTCCAAGTCGCTCGCCGAGGGCGCCTTCACCATCCCCGGCTGGAAGTCCGACAGCTTCTGGACCGTGCGGGTCTACGCCGAGTCGGGCTTCCTCGACCCGGACAAGCCGATCCGCAAGTACACCAAGAAGGAGATGCAGGACTTCCTCTACCGGGAGCCCACCAAGGTCAAGGTCGAGGGCGTCAACCTCACCTACGAGGGCCTCATCCCCAAGATCCAGAAGTCCTTCCTGTCCAAGGACAAGGAAGCGATGCAGCCGCACATCCGGGCCTTCGTGGAACGGGCGGTCACCTTCACCGTCTGTCCCGAGTGCGAGGGCAGCCGGCTCAGCGAGGGCGCCCGGTCCTCGAAGATCAAGAAGATCAGCATCGCCGACGCCTGCACCATGCAGATCAGCGACCTGGCCGAGTGGGTACGCGGCCTCGCCGAGCCCTCGGTGGCCCCGCTGCTCACCGCACTGCAGCTCACCCTCGACTCGTTCGTGGAGATCGGCCTCGGCTACCTCTCGCTCGACCGGGCCTCCGGCACCCTGTCGGGCGGCGAGGCGCAGCGCGTCAAGATGATCCGCCACCTCGGCTCCTCGCTCACCGACGTCACCTACGTCTTCGACGAGCCCACCATCGGCCTGCACCCGCACGACATCCAGCGCATGAACGACCTGCTCCTGCGGCTGCGCGACAAGGGCAACACCGTGCTCGTCGTGGAGCACAAGCCGGAGACCATCGCGATCGCCGACCACGTCGTCGACATCGGCCCCGGCGCGGGCACCGCGGGCGGCACCGTCTGCTACGAGGGCACCGTCGAGGGGCTGCGTTCCGGCGGCACCATCACCGGCCGCCACCTCGACGACCGGGCCAAGCTCAAACCGTCGGTGCGCAAGCCCACCGGCGCGCTGGAGATCCGCGGAGCCACGGCGAACAACCTGCGCGACGTCGACGTCGACATCCCGCTCGGGGTGCTCACGGTCGTCACCGGCGTCGCCGGTTCCGGCAAGAGCTCGCTGCTGCACAAGTCGCTCTCCCCCGACGCGGACGTGGTTTCCATCGACCAAGGCGCGATCCGCGGCTCGCGCCGCAGCAACCCGGCGACCTACACCGGGCTGCTCGACCCGATCCGCAAGGCGTTCGCCAAGGTCAACGGGGTGAAGCCGGCGCTGTTCAGCGCCAACTCCGAGGGCGCCTGCCCCACGTGCAACGGCGCCGGCGTCATCTACACCGACCTGGCGATGATGGCCGGTGTCTCGACCACCTGCGAGGACTGCGAGGGCAAGCGGTTCGAGGCGTCCGTGCTGGAGTACCACCTCGGCGGCCGTGACATCAGCGAGGTGCTCGCGATGTCGGTGACCGAGGCCGAGGAGTTCTTCGGCGCGGGCGAGGCGCACACGCCCGCCGCGCACCGCATCCTCACCCGGCTCGCCGACGTGGGGCTCGGCTACCTCAGCCTCGGCCAGCCGCTCACCACGCTGTCCGGCGGCGAGCGGCAACGGCTCAAGCTGGCCACCCACATGGCGGAGAAGGGCGGCGTCTACGTGCTCGACGAGCCGACCACCGGCCTGCACCTCGCCGACGTGGAGCAGCTGCTCGGACTGCTCGACCGGCTGGTCGACTCCGGGAAGTCGGTCATCGTCATCGAGCACCACCAGGCGGTCATGGCGCACGCCGACTGGATCATCGACCTCGGTCCCGGCGCCGGTCACGACGGCGGCCGGATCGTCTTCGAGGGCACCCCGGCCGACCTCGTGGAGGACCGCTCCACCCTCACGGGCGAGCACCTCGCGGCGTACGTCGGCGTCTGA
- a CDS encoding alpha/beta hydrolase, producing the protein MTDKPAIVLVHGFWGGAAHWAKVIPELHRRGFGSLHAVENPLTSLADDAERTRKMVRQIDGPVLLVGHSYGGAVITEAGDLPNVAGLVYVAAFAPDAGESPGQISQELPPAAFENIAPDSEGYLWIKQDTFHESFAQDLSAQEALVMAVTQKAPLGSTFGDDVTAPAWKTKPTWYQVSTADRMIHPDNERRMAARMKPRKVIELDASHASLASQPAAVTDLIEEAALALTAP; encoded by the coding sequence ATGACGGACAAGCCCGCCATCGTCCTGGTCCACGGGTTCTGGGGCGGCGCCGCCCACTGGGCCAAGGTCATCCCCGAGCTCCACCGGCGCGGGTTCGGCTCGCTGCACGCGGTGGAGAACCCGCTGACCTCGCTGGCCGACGACGCCGAGCGCACCCGCAAGATGGTCCGCCAGATCGACGGTCCGGTGCTGCTCGTGGGGCACTCGTACGGCGGCGCGGTCATCACCGAGGCCGGGGACCTGCCGAACGTGGCCGGGCTGGTGTACGTGGCGGCGTTCGCCCCGGATGCCGGGGAGAGCCCCGGGCAGATCAGCCAGGAGCTGCCGCCCGCGGCCTTCGAGAACATCGCGCCCGATTCGGAGGGCTACCTGTGGATCAAGCAGGACACGTTCCACGAGAGCTTCGCGCAGGACCTCTCGGCACAGGAGGCGCTGGTCATGGCCGTGACCCAGAAGGCTCCGCTCGGTTCGACCTTCGGTGACGACGTCACCGCACCGGCCTGGAAGACGAAGCCCACCTGGTACCAGGTGTCCACGGCGGACCGCATGATCCACCCGGACAACGAGCGGCGGATGGCCGCGCGGATGAAGCCGCGCAAGGTGATCGAGCTCGACGCGAGCCACGCGTCGCTCGCCTCGCAGCCCGCGGCGGTCACCGACCTCATCGAAGAGGCCGCACTCGCCCTGACCGCGCCCTGA
- a CDS encoding diacylglycerol kinase: MSQAGAPVGGLLVLVDPVARRLDGESVRIAKDVLSAGAAAKICLPDSQEEFARALARRGHRRLVIVGDDRALVRAVGLLHRERGLGEGPLALVPVGPVGSLGLARSLGVPLSAVAAARAVLDGSVRAFDLLVDDSDGVVLGGLRIPPVHGVPRPAGPSVWSAYRSLVRTLVRPVAAAGGAATSRHRLRVEADGVLLADVDRPVEDVSVRTRDDGGAAEVVVRTGGGSSAESTVTARAKTVTVSGADFRYRADAALTGPVRRRTWTLRPGAWTLTVPR, encoded by the coding sequence ATGAGCCAAGCGGGCGCGCCGGTAGGCGGCCTGCTCGTGCTCGTCGACCCGGTCGCCCGCCGTCTTGACGGCGAGTCCGTGCGGATCGCGAAGGATGTGTTGTCAGCGGGCGCGGCAGCGAAGATCTGCCTCCCGGATTCGCAGGAGGAATTTGCGCGGGCGCTCGCCCGCCGGGGTCATCGACGGCTGGTGATCGTCGGTGACGACCGGGCCCTGGTGCGCGCCGTGGGGCTGCTGCACCGGGAGCGCGGGCTGGGGGAGGGACCCCTGGCTCTGGTCCCCGTGGGCCCGGTGGGTTCGCTGGGGCTGGCGAGGTCCCTCGGCGTGCCGCTTTCCGCCGTCGCCGCGGCCCGGGCGGTCCTCGACGGTTCGGTGCGCGCCTTTGACCTGCTGGTCGACGACAGTGACGGGGTGGTGCTCGGCGGGCTGCGGATTCCGCCGGTGCACGGGGTCCCACGGCCCGCCGGGCCGTCGGTGTGGAGCGCGTACCGCTCGCTGGTGCGGACGCTGGTCCGGCCGGTGGCGGCGGCCGGCGGCGCGGCCACGAGCCGGCACCGGCTGCGGGTCGAGGCCGACGGGGTGCTGCTGGCGGACGTGGACCGGCCCGTGGAGGACGTCTCGGTTCGCACCCGCGACGACGGCGGTGCGGCGGAGGTCGTGGTCCGGACGGGTGGCGGAAGTTCCGCCGAATCGACGGTCACGGCCCGGGCGAAGACGGTGACGGTGTCGGGCGCGGACTTCCGCTACCGCGCGGACGCGGCGCTGACCGGCCCGGTCCGCCGCCGTACCTGGACCCTGCGTCCGGGGGCGTGGACGCTCACCGTGCCCCGGTGA
- a CDS encoding adenylosuccinate synthase codes for MPALVLLGAQWGDEGKGKATDLLGGSVDYVVRYQGGNNAGHTVVVGDQKYALHLLPSGILSPGCTPVIGNGVVVDPAVLLSELRGLNERGIDTSKLLISGNAHLITPYNVTLDKVGERFLGKRKIGTTGRGIGPTYADKINRVGIRVQDLYDESILIQKVEAALEGKNQLLAKLYNRRAIDAAQIVEEMLQYAEQIKPYVADTTLILNNALDENKVVLFEGGQGTLLDVDHGTYPFVTSSNPTAGGACTGTGVGPTKISRVIGILKAYTTRVGAGPFPTELFDQDGEDLRRIGGERGVTTGRDRRCGWFDAPIARYATRVNGLTDFFLTKLDVLTGWEQIPVCVAYEIDGKRVEELPYSQTDFHHAKPIYEYLPGWSEDITKAKTFEDLPANAQAYVKALEEMSGAPISAIGVGPGRTETIEINSFL; via the coding sequence GTGCCCGCTCTTGTGCTGCTCGGAGCTCAGTGGGGTGACGAGGGCAAGGGAAAGGCCACCGACCTGCTCGGTGGATCCGTTGACTATGTAGTGCGCTACCAGGGCGGCAACAATGCCGGCCACACGGTCGTCGTAGGCGACCAGAAGTACGCGCTGCACCTTCTCCCTTCCGGCATCCTCTCCCCCGGATGCACCCCGGTCATCGGTAACGGTGTCGTCGTCGACCCGGCTGTCCTGCTCTCCGAGCTGCGCGGCCTGAACGAGCGCGGCATCGACACCTCCAAGCTGCTCATCAGCGGCAACGCGCACCTGATCACGCCGTACAACGTCACCCTCGACAAGGTCGGCGAGCGTTTCCTCGGCAAGCGCAAGATCGGCACCACCGGTCGCGGCATCGGCCCGACGTACGCGGACAAGATCAACCGCGTCGGCATCCGCGTCCAGGACCTCTACGACGAGTCGATCCTCATCCAGAAGGTCGAAGCGGCGCTGGAGGGCAAGAACCAGCTCCTCGCGAAGCTCTACAACCGCCGCGCGATCGACGCCGCCCAGATCGTCGAGGAGATGCTCCAGTACGCGGAGCAGATCAAGCCGTACGTCGCCGACACCACCCTGATCCTCAACAACGCGCTGGACGAGAACAAGGTCGTGCTGTTCGAGGGCGGCCAGGGCACCCTGCTCGACGTCGACCACGGCACCTATCCCTTCGTCACCTCGTCCAACCCGACCGCCGGCGGCGCCTGCACCGGCACCGGCGTGGGCCCGACGAAGATCAGCCGAGTCATCGGCATCCTCAAGGCCTACACGACCCGAGTCGGCGCGGGCCCGTTCCCGACCGAGCTGTTCGACCAGGACGGCGAGGACCTGCGCCGCATCGGCGGCGAGCGCGGCGTGACCACCGGACGGGACCGCCGCTGCGGTTGGTTCGACGCGCCGATCGCACGTTACGCCACCCGTGTGAACGGCCTCACCGACTTCTTCCTCACCAAGCTGGACGTATTGACCGGCTGGGAGCAGATCCCGGTCTGCGTCGCGTACGAGATCGACGGCAAGCGCGTCGAGGAGCTGCCGTACTCGCAGACGGACTTCCACCACGCGAAGCCGATCTACGAATACCTCCCCGGCTGGTCCGAGGACATCACCAAGGCCAAGACCTTCGAGGACCTGCCGGCGAACGCCCAGGCCTACGTCAAGGCCCTGGAGGAGATGTCGGGCGCCCCGATCTCCGCGATCGGCGTCGGCCCCGGCCGTACCGAGACGATCGAGATCAACTCGTTCCTCTAG
- a CDS encoding carboxymuconolactone decarboxylase family protein, with the protein MTNTNTSPTSVSRMPNPADFVPELNDISAALFRATGNRSVPRTTMSLVHLRAGQIVGNTYLTVLNTGFLRKAGESEERITAVSSWQDAPYFTAAERAALALVEATLQPAPHGRERVTDELYAEVASHYDEKALATLTIAIGQINFFIALAVIGKPQPVGSLADEQWG; encoded by the coding sequence ATGACGAACACGAACACCTCCCCCACCTCCGTCTCGCGGATGCCGAACCCGGCCGATTTCGTCCCCGAGCTGAACGACATCAGCGCCGCCCTCTTCCGCGCCACGGGCAACCGCTCGGTGCCGCGGACCACGATGAGCCTGGTCCACCTGCGCGCCGGGCAGATCGTCGGCAACACCTACCTGACCGTCCTGAACACCGGCTTCCTCCGCAAGGCCGGGGAGTCCGAGGAGCGCATCACGGCCGTCTCCTCCTGGCAGGACGCCCCCTACTTCACGGCCGCCGAGCGCGCCGCCCTCGCCCTGGTGGAGGCCACCCTCCAGCCCGCCCCGCACGGCCGCGAGCGGGTCACCGACGAGCTGTACGCCGAGGTCGCCTCGCACTACGACGAGAAGGCCCTCGCCACCCTCACCATCGCGATCGGCCAGATCAACTTCTTCATCGCCCTGGCCGTCATCGGCAAGCCGCAGCCGGTCGGCTCGCTGGCCGACGAGCAGTGGGGCTGA
- a CDS encoding PP2C family protein-serine/threonine phosphatase has translation MTPRRAPRAASADLLSTLGRLADQARRGVELQQARVDLAEALQSEMLPASLPALPGLRTAARYAPARHGLDIGGDWYDGFRLPEGALAFCIGDVQGHDVEAAAFMGQVRICLRAVAAVVVDPGEVLSRANEVLLSMDRDLFATCSLIRFDPETQELETARAGHVPAVWATVDGAYGISEDDGGPPLNLVPGAGYAVTRRRLTQAGSIVLLTDGVVEGPKFPIEVGLEQVAKVVREAAGTDPGELAAEVMKVADSTGHADDAAVLVLSHDARPDPEEPG, from the coding sequence GTGACTCCTCGCCGTGCCCCGCGGGCGGCCAGCGCCGACCTGCTCAGCACGCTCGGGCGGCTCGCCGACCAGGCCCGCCGCGGGGTGGAGCTGCAGCAGGCCCGGGTGGACCTGGCCGAGGCGCTGCAGAGCGAGATGCTGCCCGCCTCGCTGCCCGCACTGCCGGGCCTGCGGACCGCCGCCCGGTACGCACCCGCCCGGCACGGCCTGGACATCGGCGGCGACTGGTACGACGGCTTCCGGCTGCCCGAGGGCGCGCTCGCCTTCTGCATCGGTGACGTCCAGGGGCACGACGTGGAGGCGGCCGCCTTCATGGGGCAGGTACGGATCTGCCTGCGCGCCGTGGCCGCCGTCGTCGTCGATCCGGGCGAGGTGCTGAGCCGGGCCAACGAGGTGCTGCTCTCCATGGACCGCGACCTCTTCGCGACCTGCAGCCTGATCCGCTTCGATCCGGAGACGCAGGAGCTGGAAACCGCCCGGGCCGGCCACGTTCCGGCGGTCTGGGCCACCGTCGACGGCGCGTACGGCATCTCCGAGGACGACGGCGGCCCGCCGCTGAACCTGGTGCCCGGGGCGGGGTACGCGGTGACCCGGCGCCGACTGACGCAGGCGGGGTCGATCGTGCTGCTCACCGACGGCGTGGTCGAGGGTCCGAAGTTCCCGATCGAGGTGGGACTGGAGCAGGTGGCCAAGGTGGTGCGGGAGGCAGCGGGCACCGATCCGGGCGAGCTGGCCGCAGAGGTGATGAAGGTGGCCGACTCCACCGGCCACGCCGACGACGCCGCCGTGCTCGTACTCAGCCACGACGCCCGGCCCGATCCGGAAGAGCCGGGCTAG